In one window of Methanococcoides methylutens DNA:
- a CDS encoding prohibitin family protein has translation MVMEDEWDIKGPSEGKESPMPEIKIPPIAVVALRGAAIVLTILIIFSVVFGSIFVSIGAGEVGVKFSQFGGVQDDELGEGLHIVPPWVSVTKYSVRSEVYTMSARTSEGEVVGDDQINALTNEGLTLGLDISVRYRLVAEDASEVHKKLGTGYAEKIIRPTIKSVIREVVSRNTAMEVYGEQRELVATEMVEEMEAALLEDGIIVEEVLLRNVRLPEKVADAIESKLQADQEAQRMVFVKQKEQLEAERKIIEANGAANATIVRATGEAEALRLINAELAKNPKLINYKYIQMLEGQEVQTLVVPSDQGIILDATA, from the coding sequence ATGGTAATGGAAGATGAATGGGACATTAAAGGTCCCAGTGAGGGCAAGGAATCCCCTATGCCTGAAATTAAGATCCCTCCAATTGCAGTAGTGGCTCTTCGTGGGGCAGCTATTGTTTTAACGATATTGATCATCTTTTCTGTAGTTTTTGGATCGATATTCGTGTCTATTGGTGCTGGTGAAGTTGGTGTAAAATTCAGCCAGTTCGGTGGTGTCCAGGATGACGAACTTGGTGAAGGTCTACATATTGTACCTCCGTGGGTAAGTGTTACCAAGTATTCTGTAAGGAGCGAGGTTTACACAATGAGTGCAAGGACTTCAGAAGGTGAAGTTGTGGGCGATGACCAGATCAATGCACTTACAAATGAAGGATTGACCCTTGGTCTCGATATCAGTGTAAGGTACAGGCTTGTTGCAGAGGATGCAAGTGAGGTCCACAAAAAGCTTGGTACCGGCTATGCAGAAAAGATCATCAGACCTACGATAAAGTCCGTTATCAGGGAAGTTGTTTCCAGAAATACTGCCATGGAAGTGTATGGTGAACAAAGAGAACTGGTCGCAACCGAAATGGTTGAGGAGATGGAAGCTGCTCTTCTTGAGGATGGTATAATCGTTGAAGAGGTTCTTCTAAGGAACGTCAGGTTGCCGGAAAAGGTGGCTGATGCTATCGAGTCCAAACTTCAGGCGGATCAGGAAGCTCAGAGGATGGTCTTTGTGAAGCAGAAGGAACAGCTTGAAGCTGAAAGGAAAATAATCGAGGCTAATGGTGCTGCTAATGCGACCATTGTTCGGGCAACCGGAGAAGCAGAGGCTTTGCGTCTGATTAATGCGGAACTTGCAAAGAATCCGAAACTTATCAACTACAAGTATATCCAGATGCTCGAGGGACAGGAAGTTCAGACATTGGTAGTTCCTTCTGACCAGGGAATTATCCTGGATGCTACTGCTTGA
- a CDS encoding histidinol phosphate phosphatase domain-containing protein — MIDLHTHTVFSDGELIPSELVRRAVTFGYRGIGITDHVDYTNIEHVLSCVKKAKYMEEVMDIRVITGVELTHVHPAKIAPLARMAKELGAEIVVVHGESPVEPVAPGTNAASVICEDVDILAHPGFLTTEEAQLAIDNDVCIEITARSGHNRTNGHVARICTEIGATMVVDTDTHSPDNLITKETALKVAMGAGLTESQAKQVLENSVRFIE, encoded by the coding sequence ATGATAGACCTACACACACACACCGTTTTCAGTGACGGAGAACTCATCCCAAGCGAACTTGTCCGCCGGGCGGTAACCTTCGGATACCGTGGCATCGGAATAACCGACCACGTTGATTACACTAACATAGAACATGTACTCTCATGTGTAAAGAAAGCAAAATACATGGAAGAGGTCATGGACATCAGAGTAATCACCGGAGTTGAGCTCACACACGTCCACCCTGCAAAGATAGCACCCCTTGCAAGAATGGCAAAGGAACTGGGAGCAGAGATAGTGGTAGTTCACGGAGAATCACCGGTCGAGCCTGTTGCGCCTGGAACCAATGCCGCATCTGTGATATGTGAAGATGTTGACATCCTCGCACACCCGGGATTCCTCACCACCGAGGAAGCACAGCTGGCAATTGACAACGATGTCTGCATTGAGATCACCGCAAGGAGCGGTCACAATAGAACAAACGGCCACGTTGCAAGGATATGTACTGAGATCGGCGCCACCATGGTGGTCGATACCGACACCCACAGTCCCGATAATCTCATCACAAAAGAGACAGCTCTGAAAGTGGCCATGGGAGCCGGACTCACAGAAAGTCAGGCAAAGCAGGTGCTTGAGAACTCTGTACGATTCATCGAATGA
- a CDS encoding DUF211 domain-containing protein → MNKLTGIRRLVLDVLKPHHPSTIELAENLSVIDGVTGVNIGLYEVDQKTENIKITIEGDQIDYNVIRQSIENLGAVVHSIDEVAAGNRLVEEVETLQDR, encoded by the coding sequence ATGAACAAATTGACGGGAATAAGAAGATTGGTTCTGGATGTATTGAAACCTCATCATCCCTCTACCATTGAACTGGCAGAGAATTTGAGTGTAATTGATGGTGTTACAGGCGTTAACATCGGTTTGTATGAGGTTGACCAGAAAACAGAGAACATCAAGATCACTATTGAAGGCGATCAGATCGACTATAATGTGATAAGGCAATCCATCGAAAATCTTGGTGCAGTTGTGCACAGCATAGATGAAGTGGCTGCAGGCAATAGACTTGTAGAAGAAGTGGAAACCCTTCAGGATCGCTGA
- a CDS encoding HD domain-containing protein, which yields MDLIDRTREFVACVLADEPSSHEMSHIERVESTCMKIQAEEGGDLQVIRLAALLHDVGVVREHREGGDHAEFSSEIARDFLFSEGLDRSTIDHVVSCIITHRFSRGHKAESLEGQILQDADRIDALGAIGVFRAVMSMGALRCLKHASGVEKSSSKNAYAEDPLDGFAEYMEMKPFKIINRLNTAAAREIAEDRLKIMHQYLNALEDETSLR from the coding sequence ATGGATCTGATCGACAGGACTCGGGAATTTGTTGCTTGCGTGCTTGCAGATGAACCGAGTTCTCATGAGATGTCACACATCGAGCGTGTGGAATCCACTTGCATGAAGATACAGGCAGAGGAAGGTGGTGATCTTCAGGTCATCAGGCTTGCAGCCTTGCTTCATGATGTTGGTGTCGTAAGGGAACATCGTGAGGGTGGCGACCATGCTGAATTCAGTTCAGAGATCGCCCGTGATTTTCTTTTTAGTGAAGGTTTGGATAGGTCCACGATCGACCACGTGGTATCCTGCATAATAACTCACAGGTTCAGCCGTGGGCATAAGGCGGAATCCCTTGAGGGGCAAATATTGCAGGATGCAGATCGTATCGATGCCCTTGGCGCTATTGGTGTATTCAGGGCAGTTATGTCCATGGGTGCATTGCGATGCCTGAAGCATGCCAGCGGTGTTGAGAAAAGCTCTTCAAAGAATGCATATGCAGAAGACCCTCTGGATGGCTTTGCCGAATATATGGAAATGAAACCTTTTAAAATAATAAACAGATTGAATACTGCCGCTGCAAGGGAGATCGCAGAGGATAGGCTTAAGATAATGCATCAATATCTTAATGCATTGGAGGACGAGACGTCCTTAAGATAA
- a CDS encoding 23S rRNA (uridine(2552)-2'-O)-methyltransferase, which yields MARHRKDTYYWRAKEEGYRSRAAYKLFQINEKFKVIKEGDTIVDLGAAPGGWLEVAKKLSEGKVVGVDLRRIKEIEGVDTIKGDITSDVTIRKIIDMVGEDGADVVICDAAPNLSGNWSLDHARSIDLTTSALECAKKILKPQGHFIVKVFQGDMFKDYMDEVRKNFTFTKAYSPHASRDESAEIYVIGKKFLTAPLHKNDEFDVVINKIGDGGDGIAHVEDFVVFVKEVDKGDSVKIQITDVKPNFAFAKVIERYAEEETK from the coding sequence ATGGCAAGGCATAGAAAAGATACCTATTACTGGCGTGCAAAAGAAGAAGGATATCGTTCGAGGGCAGCCTATAAGCTTTTCCAGATCAACGAGAAATTCAAGGTCATAAAGGAAGGGGACACCATTGTGGATCTTGGAGCTGCACCTGGTGGGTGGCTCGAGGTCGCAAAGAAGCTCTCAGAAGGGAAGGTAGTCGGAGTGGACCTTCGCCGCATTAAAGAAATAGAAGGCGTTGACACAATAAAAGGAGATATTACATCCGATGTGACCATCAGGAAGATCATCGACATGGTCGGAGAAGATGGAGCCGATGTTGTCATCTGTGATGCCGCACCAAACCTTTCAGGCAACTGGAGCCTTGACCATGCACGTTCCATAGACCTTACAACTTCCGCACTGGAATGCGCAAAGAAGATACTCAAGCCTCAGGGACATTTTATTGTGAAGGTTTTCCAGGGAGATATGTTCAAGGATTACATGGACGAGGTTCGAAAAAACTTCACATTTACCAAGGCATACTCACCACATGCATCAAGGGATGAAAGCGCAGAGATCTATGTGATCGGTAAGAAGTTCCTTACTGCTCCTTTACACAAGAACGATGAATTTGATGTCGTCATCAATAAAATAGGAGATGGCGGAGATGGCATTGCCCATGTTGAGGATTTCGTGGTTTTTGTTAAAGAGGTCGATAAAGGGGACTCGGTGAAGATCCAGATAACAGATGTCAAGCCGAACTTTGCCTTTGCAAAGGTCATTGAACGTTATGCAGAGGAAGAAACAAAATAA
- a CDS encoding pantoate kinase, producing MSIESSVGKAFAPGHITGFFEIHDDPDPRRKGSTGCGVVIDGGIAAIVTPGEEKTEISLDGVSVNADTTRSLIEQIVDLPVHVECTSSIPIGCGFGASAAGALSTAYALNDAFSLGLTSNQLVEAVHIAEVSNGSGMGDVEAQYFGGVPIRKVPGCPPYGVLDRVPSPSFEVHCIVLGELSTGSVLNDGGFMREINSAGRSALRSLLSRPTIANFMELSKQFTLKCGLASDRVIDAIEAVGAAGGMASQAMLGETVFACSDGSVKEDVLEALSTFAEVTTYNVTSCYQHPG from the coding sequence ATGTCAATTGAAAGTTCTGTTGGTAAAGCCTTTGCTCCTGGTCATATTACAGGTTTTTTTGAGATTCATGATGATCCTGATCCACGCAGGAAAGGATCAACTGGTTGTGGTGTTGTCATTGATGGTGGCATTGCTGCCATTGTCACTCCGGGCGAGGAAAAGACCGAGATCTCTCTCGATGGTGTTTCTGTTAATGCAGACACCACTCGCTCTTTGATAGAACAAATCGTGGATCTTCCTGTCCATGTGGAATGCACCTCTTCAATTCCAATAGGTTGCGGATTCGGTGCATCCGCTGCTGGTGCTCTCAGTACTGCTTATGCGCTCAACGATGCCTTCTCACTGGGATTGACTTCCAATCAGCTTGTGGAAGCTGTTCATATCGCAGAGGTCAGCAACGGCAGTGGTATGGGGGATGTTGAAGCTCAGTATTTCGGTGGTGTCCCGATCAGGAAAGTTCCGGGTTGTCCTCCTTATGGTGTTCTTGACCGTGTACCTTCGCCTTCCTTTGAGGTTCATTGTATCGTACTTGGTGAACTTTCTACAGGTTCGGTGCTAAATGATGGGGGATTTATGAGGGAGATCAATTCTGCAGGTAGGTCCGCGTTGCGTTCTTTACTTTCACGTCCTACAATTGCGAATTTCATGGAGCTTTCGAAGCAGTTCACGTTGAAATGTGGGCTTGCAAGTGATCGTGTAATTGATGCTATCGAGGCAGTAGGTGCAGCAGGTGGCATGGCTTCTCAGGCAATGTTGGGTGAGACCGTTTTTGCCTGCTCGGATGGAAGTGTAAAAGAAGACGTTTTGGAAGCACTTTCAACTTTTGCAGAGGTTACTACTTATAATGTTACTTCGTGTTATCAACATCCTGGATAA
- a CDS encoding XTP/dITP diphosphatase, protein MRKMVFVTGNKGKFGEAKEILAAKDIELMQNADGYPELQEDDLEPIAAYGAKWAAEKLKHPVMVDDSGLFINALNGFPGPYSAFVEDNLGNQKVLKLMEDEEDRTAVFKSVIGYCEPGGEPSVFTGTVEGKIAFEERGTGGFGYDPIFEYEGKTFGELGTEIKNTFSHRRRALDKFFEWLD, encoded by the coding sequence ATGCGTAAAATGGTATTCGTTACTGGAAATAAGGGAAAGTTCGGAGAAGCAAAGGAGATACTGGCTGCAAAGGATATTGAGCTGATGCAGAATGCGGATGGCTATCCCGAACTCCAGGAAGATGATCTTGAGCCTATTGCTGCATACGGTGCAAAATGGGCTGCTGAAAAGCTGAAACATCCTGTTATGGTGGATGACTCCGGTCTGTTCATCAATGCGCTGAACGGTTTTCCGGGTCCTTATTCCGCATTTGTGGAAGACAACCTTGGGAACCAGAAGGTCCTCAAGCTCATGGAAGATGAGGAAGACAGGACTGCTGTTTTCAAGTCAGTTATCGGTTATTGTGAACCTGGCGGAGAACCTTCCGTTTTCACAGGCACTGTGGAAGGAAAGATCGCCTTTGAGGAGCGCGGTACCGGTGGCTTCGGATATGATCCGATATTCGAGTACGAGGGAAAGACCTTCGGTGAGCTTGGTACCGAGATCAAGAACACATTTTCCCACAGGCGCAGGGCGCTTGACAAGTTCTTCGAGTGGCTGGACTGA
- a CDS encoding Vms1/Ankzf1 family peptidyl-tRNA hydrolase, with translation MAGTKKVAGNLNTFFKKYSGKEKLEEEIDKLQSHILELEIDRKRFEKNETNAKRALAAKQEAEEKLKAANVKIETLTHQLEEKKEEVSEEISFALIEEVTPSQMTSYIDQLRSIRSDRESLLTAYITEKEMNLNSGFSKDAMKDLDQNSQYLIQKIKSDTGYALFYDSMQMLKEVVVPALPFERSSVERSNSFVTGALKNSLAKDISVCILAAHAGESLIGISSDKTGFDEDMIIRSSVKAKHTKGGFSQRRFERLRDEDIDHHVEKVRNSLKNMLEHAPIDIDMIIICGDTVLANYILEDIDSEIPIMERNIDAKIEKHDTDSIIRSIFSCRRYKL, from the coding sequence ATGGCTGGAACAAAGAAAGTCGCAGGAAACCTGAACACGTTTTTCAAAAAGTATTCAGGAAAGGAAAAGCTGGAGGAAGAGATCGACAAGCTCCAGTCACACATACTTGAGCTGGAGATCGACAGGAAGAGGTTTGAGAAGAACGAGACCAATGCAAAACGTGCCCTTGCTGCAAAACAGGAAGCAGAGGAAAAACTCAAGGCTGCCAACGTAAAGATCGAAACACTCACACACCAGCTTGAGGAGAAGAAAGAAGAAGTCTCAGAAGAGATCTCATTTGCCCTTATCGAAGAGGTCACACCTTCACAGATGACATCCTACATTGACCAGCTGAGATCCATAAGATCTGATCGCGAATCACTCCTAACTGCATACATTACTGAAAAAGAGATGAATTTGAACTCAGGGTTCTCAAAGGATGCCATGAAAGACCTGGACCAGAATAGCCAGTACCTTATACAGAAGATCAAAAGCGACACAGGGTATGCACTTTTCTATGACAGTATGCAGATGCTAAAGGAGGTTGTAGTTCCTGCACTTCCATTTGAAAGAAGTTCTGTAGAGAGGTCCAATTCATTTGTAACCGGGGCGCTAAAAAACTCACTTGCAAAGGATATTAGCGTATGCATCCTCGCAGCCCACGCCGGAGAATCACTTATAGGAATATCTTCCGACAAGACTGGATTTGACGAAGATATGATCATCCGAAGCAGTGTCAAAGCCAAACATACAAAGGGTGGTTTTAGCCAGAGGCGCTTTGAAAGGCTCAGGGATGAAGATATTGACCATCATGTGGAAAAGGTCAGGAACTCACTGAAGAACATGCTTGAGCATGCTCCCATTGATATTGATATGATAATCATATGCGGCGACACTGTACTGGCAAATTATATCCTTGAAGATATCGACTCGGAAATACCCATCATGGAAAGGAACATTGACGCAAAGATCGAAAAACATGATACTGATAGTATAATAAGAAGTATCTTCAGTTGCCGCCGATACAAACTGTAA
- a CDS encoding amidohydrolase family protein, with the protein MADIIIKNGYILTMDPSLESIKNGVVVIEDGRITDVCENTEETADTVIDAQGSVVMPGFVNTHTHAGMTLFRGYADDLALSDWLENHIWPAEAELTASDVYAGTRLACLEMIKSGTIAFADMYFFMEEVGKVVEDSGLRAALSYGMIELWDEEKGKAELKKGKAFINEWDGKADGRISAMYGPHAPNTCSKEFLMKVREQATEDNAKIHIHVLETEAELNQMKDQYGMCSVNMLDEIDFFGPDVLAAHCVWLSDGDMDILRNNNVNISHNPVSNMKLASGIAPVTKLLDRGANVCLGTDGCASNNNLGMFEEMKTAALLQKVETMDPMALPARQVLEMATVNGAKALDLNSGMIRKDYNADVIIVDMNKAHLNPLYDVPSHLVYSAGSSDVRTTIVNGRVLMDDYRVLCMDEQKVIDEGRDAAEKLMSRVDAKK; encoded by the coding sequence ATGGCTGATATCATAATAAAGAACGGTTATATTCTGACGATGGATCCTTCGTTGGAGAGCATCAAAAATGGTGTTGTTGTTATAGAAGATGGCAGGATCACGGATGTATGCGAAAATACAGAGGAGACTGCTGATACTGTAATAGATGCGCAGGGCAGCGTTGTGATGCCTGGTTTTGTGAACACTCACACCCATGCAGGAATGACACTTTTCAGGGGATATGCTGATGATCTTGCTCTTTCTGACTGGCTCGAGAACCATATCTGGCCGGCAGAAGCTGAACTGACAGCTTCTGATGTTTATGCAGGCACTCGTCTTGCATGCCTTGAAATGATTAAAAGCGGGACTATTGCATTTGCTGATATGTACTTCTTCATGGAAGAGGTTGGAAAGGTGGTTGAAGATTCAGGTCTTCGTGCTGCCCTGTCCTATGGGATGATTGAGCTATGGGATGAAGAAAAAGGCAAGGCTGAGCTGAAGAAAGGCAAAGCATTCATTAATGAGTGGGATGGAAAAGCCGATGGCAGGATATCTGCCATGTATGGTCCGCATGCTCCAAATACCTGCTCAAAAGAGTTCCTTATGAAGGTAAGGGAGCAGGCAACCGAGGACAATGCAAAGATCCACATCCATGTTCTTGAGACAGAAGCGGAACTTAACCAGATGAAAGATCAGTATGGTATGTGCTCTGTTAACATGCTGGACGAGATCGATTTCTTTGGTCCCGATGTCCTTGCTGCACACTGTGTATGGCTCTCTGATGGTGATATGGATATTCTCCGTAACAATAATGTCAATATTTCACATAATCCTGTAAGCAATATGAAGCTGGCATCAGGTATTGCTCCTGTTACGAAGTTGCTTGATCGCGGGGCGAATGTCTGTCTTGGAACGGATGGATGCGCTTCCAACAATAATCTTGGCATGTTCGAGGAGATGAAGACCGCAGCTTTGCTCCAGAAGGTCGAGACCATGGATCCGATGGCACTTCCTGCAAGGCAGGTGCTTGAGATGGCCACAGTCAACGGTGCAAAGGCACTTGACCTCAACAGCGGAATGATAAGGAAAGATTATAATGCAGATGTTATTATTGTTGACATGAACAAAGCACATTTGAATCCATTGTATGATGTTCCTTCTCACCTTGTGTACTCGGCTGGTAGCAGTGATGTGAGAACCACTATTGTAAATGGTAGAGTGCTTATGGATGATTACAGGGTCCTTTGCATGGATGAGCAGAAGGTCATCGATGAGGGTCGGGATGCAGCAGAGAAACTGATGTCCCGCGTGGATGCGAAGAAATAA
- the coaBC gene encoding bifunctional phosphopantothenoylcysteine decarboxylase/phosphopantothenate--cysteine ligase CoaBC — MKMSRHPTMWIKGQSSASLSGKVIVIAVTGSIAAVRVVELARELIRNGAEVYAVMSKEAQHILHPYALHYATGHDVIIKITGEVEHVKFFGSEGCADLLLVAPATANTIGKMACGIDDTPVTTFATTAMGEGTPVIVVPAMHNSMYEHPAVMENINKLQDWDITFVGPHLNEGIAKIASNEQIVLAVERSLGSSTLAGKKVLITSGATAEAIDPIRVITNRASGRTGREIALEFYRRGAEVTVVHNGRLDSEGVNEILVESAGEMIDATLRELEHGYDMLISAAAISDYTLDAQDNKIKSGGDLNLKFRSTRKLIREVRDAYPDISIVGFKAEAGITEDELITRAKESLNAAELDMVVANEVSITGMGTVENDVHIISAMDGGIAHVSGNKRLIAETLADNVEAIFRKRDSDVN, encoded by the coding sequence ATGAAAATGTCACGTCATCCTACTATGTGGATAAAAGGGCAGAGCAGTGCTTCCCTTTCCGGAAAGGTCATTGTTATTGCTGTTACCGGCAGTATCGCTGCAGTACGTGTTGTTGAACTTGCACGTGAGCTTATACGCAATGGTGCAGAGGTCTATGCTGTAATGAGCAAAGAGGCACAGCATATCCTTCATCCCTATGCATTGCATTATGCCACCGGTCACGATGTTATCATTAAGATCACCGGTGAGGTCGAGCATGTGAAGTTCTTCGGCTCGGAAGGATGTGCAGATCTTCTCCTGGTTGCACCTGCAACTGCCAATACCATCGGTAAGATGGCATGTGGGATAGATGATACTCCTGTAACGACCTTCGCAACAACTGCCATGGGGGAAGGTACGCCTGTGATCGTTGTTCCTGCAATGCACAATTCAATGTATGAACATCCGGCCGTGATGGAAAATATAAACAAGCTTCAGGATTGGGACATAACATTTGTAGGTCCGCATCTCAATGAAGGAATTGCAAAGATAGCATCCAATGAGCAGATCGTACTTGCAGTAGAACGTTCCCTTGGCAGCAGTACACTTGCAGGGAAAAAAGTGCTCATAACAAGTGGTGCAACTGCAGAGGCTATTGATCCTATCCGGGTGATAACCAATCGTGCATCAGGTCGTACCGGCAGGGAGATCGCTCTTGAATTCTATCGCAGGGGTGCAGAGGTCACAGTGGTCCACAATGGCAGGCTTGACTCGGAAGGTGTTAACGAGATACTGGTCGAAAGTGCAGGGGAGATGATCGATGCAACTCTCAGGGAACTTGAACATGGCTATGACATGCTGATAAGTGCAGCGGCGATCTCTGATTACACCCTTGATGCCCAGGACAATAAGATCAAGTCAGGTGGTGACCTTAATCTGAAATTCAGGAGTACGCGTAAACTGATAAGGGAAGTGCGTGATGCTTATCCTGATATTTCTATTGTTGGATTCAAGGCAGAGGCCGGCATAACAGAGGATGAGCTGATCACACGCGCAAAGGAGTCCCTGAATGCCGCTGAACTTGACATGGTGGTTGCAAACGAGGTAAGCATCACCGGGATGGGGACTGTGGAGAATGACGTTCATATAATATCTGCAATGGATGGTGGGATCGCCCATGTCAGTGGAAATAAGAGGCTGATCGCTGAAACACTGGCAGATAATGTAGAAGCTATTTTCAGGAAAAGAGATTCCGATGTCAATTGA
- a CDS encoding 4-phosphopantoate--beta-alanine ligase, which produces MSEIPKDHPRYASLLTREKIVEGVEIGITSQQGLVAQGRGECFDYLTGEQTTASAFLAEKVSVAMLLLAERPVLSVNGNAAALVPDSLVKLSDVTGAPLEVNLFHRTEERVNRIIDHLKDNGASEVLGSKADARLELQHSRGIVDSEGIYNADVVLVPLEDGDRCQALVDMGKSVITIDLNPLSRTSRTATVTIVDNVVRAVDNMIDLSSELKGLDEAELRKIVNDYDNSRTLSDAVRQMIRKLEELSDT; this is translated from the coding sequence ATGAGCGAGATCCCGAAAGATCATCCAAGATATGCTTCCCTCTTAACAAGGGAGAAGATAGTCGAAGGTGTTGAAATTGGAATCACAAGTCAGCAGGGTCTGGTCGCACAGGGTCGGGGTGAATGCTTCGATTACCTGACCGGTGAGCAGACCACTGCCTCTGCTTTTTTGGCAGAGAAGGTTAGTGTTGCCATGTTGCTCCTTGCAGAGCGACCGGTACTATCGGTGAATGGCAATGCTGCTGCACTTGTTCCCGATTCTCTTGTAAAGCTCTCTGACGTGACCGGTGCGCCCCTTGAGGTGAATCTGTTCCACAGGACTGAGGAGCGTGTCAACCGGATAATCGACCACCTTAAAGACAACGGTGCATCAGAGGTTCTTGGCAGCAAGGCAGATGCCCGTCTTGAATTACAGCACAGCAGGGGGATCGTTGACAGCGAGGGCATCTACAATGCGGATGTGGTACTTGTCCCGCTTGAAGATGGTGACCGATGTCAGGCGCTTGTGGATATGGGTAAAAGTGTTATCACGATCGACCTTAATCCGCTATCGCGGACATCCCGTACTGCCACAGTGACAATTGTGGATAATGTGGTCCGTGCTGTGGACAATATGATAGACCTTTCCTCTGAGCTGAAAGGGCTTGATGAGGCTGAACTACGAAAAATTGTCAATGACTATGACAATTCTCGTACACTTTCCGATGCAGTACGGCAGATGATAAGAAAACTTGAAGAACTTTCAGATACGTGA
- a CDS encoding DUF7109 family protein, with the protein MVEPEEIEGMADALGAVTHDEIVELAQELAYKREENIPDEEEITIMLEKAVSKHLLEAISIEELSEADAKNSEDVNYYIVGPHAFPKFPFDLSEVIDILKLARREVDPYKITKRFSGRLKARITKLRHNIEDFANGDNDSIDIPTLENRYSDLLNLYYDYDSWLEGEITEMEDEILDISKQIDALGAAQDI; encoded by the coding sequence ATGGTAGAACCGGAAGAGATTGAAGGCATGGCAGACGCACTTGGAGCTGTCACACATGACGAAATTGTAGAACTTGCCCAGGAACTTGCATATAAAAGAGAAGAGAATATACCTGACGAGGAAGAGATCACAATAATGCTGGAAAAGGCAGTCTCCAAACACCTGCTTGAAGCAATATCCATTGAAGAACTTAGTGAAGCTGATGCTAAGAACAGTGAAGATGTTAACTATTATATTGTAGGTCCGCATGCGTTCCCGAAGTTTCCATTCGATCTGAGCGAGGTCATAGATATCCTGAAACTGGCCAGGCGAGAGGTGGATCCGTATAAGATCACAAAGAGATTTTCCGGAAGATTGAAAGCCAGAATTACAAAACTCAGACACAATATAGAGGACTTTGCTAATGGAGATAACGATAGCATTGACATCCCAACCCTCGAAAACAGATACAGTGACCTGTTAAATCTCTACTATGATTACGATTCATGGCTTGAGGGAGAGATCACAGAGATGGAGGATGAGATACTGGACATTAGCAAACAGATCGATGCCCTGGGAGCAGCACAAGATATTTGA
- a CDS encoding Kae1-associated kinase Bud32 codes for MYLRSGAEANVSLEDGFVVKERIPKRYRVQELDERIRKERTRAEARLMSEARRCGVATPIIHDIYDYTIEMEFIDGKPLKYLVDADLCELVGEVIGRLHSGGIIHGDLTTSNMIVKDDRIYLIDFGLAFVDGSVESRGVDIHVLFQTFESTHANYEELIEAFCRGYRRKLDKADEVLLRIKEIEKRGRYA; via the coding sequence ATGTATCTGAGAAGTGGTGCTGAGGCTAATGTAAGCCTTGAAGATGGTTTCGTGGTCAAGGAACGCATACCTAAACGATACAGGGTTCAGGAACTGGATGAGCGGATCCGTAAGGAAAGGACGCGAGCGGAAGCACGCCTTATGTCGGAAGCAAGGCGGTGTGGTGTTGCGACTCCGATCATTCATGATATCTATGATTATACAATTGAGATGGAGTTCATCGATGGAAAGCCATTGAAGTATCTGGTGGACGCTGACCTATGTGAGCTTGTAGGCGAGGTGATTGGCCGGCTTCACAGCGGCGGGATCATCCATGGTGATCTTACAACTTCCAATATGATCGTAAAGGATGATCGTATCTACCTGATAGATTTTGGCCTGGCATTTGTTGACGGTTCAGTGGAGTCCAGAGGTGTGGATATCCATGTACTGTTCCAGACATTTGAAAGTACACATGCAAATTATGAAGAGCTGATAGAAGCATTCTGTCGTGGTTACAGAAGGAAACTTGACAAAGCAGATGAGGTTCTGCTTCGGATAAAAGAGATCGAAAAGAGGGGTCGTTATGCGTAA